In Trifolium pratense cultivar HEN17-A07 linkage group LG7, ARS_RC_1.1, whole genome shotgun sequence, a genomic segment contains:
- the LOC123898930 gene encoding protein IQ-domain 26-like gives MGKASRWLKGLFGLKKEKEHSNKSGPLVFDKKEKKRSGKDDNHIDYQNHIPQTNAAAFDANAWYKSYVAEKQNEHRKNAILLRSLSHGSGRLFFGSREKLAAVKIQTFFRGYLARKALRALKALVKIQALVRGYLVRKRVAATLHRMQALMRAQAVIRSRRARNSIDKENIYQSEIRGRKHVQTFDETRNEQPNKWLPNSSSKFAPNPKIVVVDPHRPRSRSTMSESGDDLHDYYEATSSSRPYPIPRRISVHECPNSQDFDWSVDNVNNERKLYTAHSTPRLANFTQTNTPERSVSGETALFLPYANFPNYMANTHSSKARVVRSHSAPKQRPELKKRVPFDEIMAKRNSISCVRMHW, from the exons ATGGGAAAAGCTTCTAGGTGGTTAAAGGGGTTGTTTGGattgaagaaagaaaaggaacatAGTAACAAATCAGGTCCATTGGTTTTTGacaagaaggagaagaaaagaTCAGGGAAAGATGATAATCACATTGATTATCAGAATCACATTCCTCAAACCAATGCTGCAGCATTTGATGCTAATGCTTGGTACAAATCCTATGTTGCTGAAAAACAGAATGAGCATagaaaaaatgcaattttgctGAGGTCATTAAGCCATGGAAGTGGCAGATTGTTTTTTGGAAGCAGGGAGAAGTTGGCTGCTGTAAAGATCCAAACTTTTTTCAGAGGCTATTTG GCGCGAAAGGCTCTTAGAGCGCTAAAAGCACTTGTTAAGATACAAGCTCTTGTTAGAGGATACCTAGTTCGAAAAAGGGTTGCTGCAACACTTCACAGGATGCAAGCACTCATGAGAGCTCAAGCTGTTATCCGGTCAAGGCGAGCTCGTAATTCCATCGACAAGGAGAACATATATCAGTCAGAAATCCGTGGGCGAAAACATgtg CAAACATTTGATGAAACTAGAAATGAACAACCCAATAAATGGCTTCCAAATTCGTCAAGTAAATTTGCTCCAAACCCGAAAATTGTTGTGGTTGATCCTCACAGGCCTCGTTCGAGATCTACAATGTCTGAATCTGGAGATGATCTGCATGATTACTATGAAGCAACATCATCCTCTCGTCCTTATCCAATTCCACGTCGAATTTCAGTTCACGAATGCCCAAATTCTCAAGATTTTGATTGGTCCGTCGATAATGTCAACAATGAACGTAAGCTATACACGGCTCATAGCACTCCTAGATTAGCCAATTTTACGCAAACTAATACTCCGGAGAGGAGTGTTTCTGGAGAGACAGCCTTGTTCTTGCCTTACGCCAATTTTCCTAACTACATGGCTAATACTCATTCATCTAAGGCAAGAGTAGTAAGGTCTCACAGTGCTCCCAAGCAAAGACCTGAGCTCAAGAAAAGGGTTCCATTTGATGAAATCATGGCCAAAAGAAATAGCATAAGTTGTGTTAGAATGCATTGGTAA